In a genomic window of Pseudomonas putida:
- a CDS encoding formate dehydrogenase beta subunit yields MPTLYLPCDSLARAVGADEVSTALITQAKARNLPLELQRTSSRGLYWLEPLLEVDSPQGRIGFGPLTADDVPSVLEALQNPTAHPLALGLVEELPYLKSQQRLLFARAGITRPLSLDDYRAHGGFEGLKRAITVGGEQTATEVFDSGLRGRGGAAFPAGIKWRTVRGTQAAQKYIVCNADEGDSGTFADRMLMEGDPFLLIEGMAIAGLCTGATFGYIYVRSEYPDAVATLRQALNIAREAGYLGANVGGSGQAFDMEVRVGAGAYICGEETALLDSLEGKRGIVRAKPPIPALQGLFGQPTLVHNVLTLASVPLILAKGAQFYRDYGMGRSLGTMPFQLAGNIRHGGLVERAFGLTLRELVEDYGGGTASGRPLKAAQVGGPLGAWVPPSQFDTPLDYEAFAAMGAMLGHGGVVVADDSLDMAHMARFAMQFCAEESCGKCTPCRIGSTRGVEVIDRLLAAPDQSARDEQVIILKDLCDTLQYGSLCALGGMTSYPVASALKHFPADFGLQASEAEQ; encoded by the coding sequence ATGCCGACTCTCTATTTGCCCTGTGATTCGCTGGCCCGTGCCGTGGGGGCCGATGAGGTGTCCACCGCCCTGATCACTCAGGCCAAGGCACGCAATCTGCCGTTGGAGCTACAGCGCACCAGCTCGCGCGGCCTGTACTGGCTGGAACCGTTGCTGGAAGTGGATAGCCCGCAAGGCCGGATCGGCTTTGGCCCGTTGACCGCAGACGATGTGCCGTCCGTACTCGAAGCCCTCCAAAACCCGACAGCACATCCCCTGGCCCTGGGCCTCGTGGAAGAGCTGCCGTATCTCAAATCCCAACAACGCCTGCTGTTCGCCCGCGCCGGCATCACCCGGCCGCTGTCGCTGGACGACTACCGCGCCCACGGCGGTTTCGAGGGTCTGAAAAGAGCGATCACCGTTGGCGGCGAGCAGACCGCCACAGAAGTATTCGACTCCGGCCTGCGCGGCCGTGGCGGCGCAGCCTTCCCCGCCGGGATCAAATGGCGCACGGTGCGCGGCACCCAAGCGGCGCAAAAGTACATCGTGTGCAACGCCGACGAAGGCGACTCCGGCACCTTCGCCGACCGCATGCTGATGGAAGGCGACCCCTTCCTGCTGATCGAAGGCATGGCCATTGCCGGGCTCTGCACCGGCGCCACCTTCGGCTACATCTATGTACGTTCGGAATATCCGGATGCCGTGGCCACCCTGCGCCAAGCGCTGAATATCGCTCGTGAAGCCGGTTATCTGGGCGCCAATGTCGGCGGCAGCGGCCAGGCCTTCGACATGGAAGTCCGCGTCGGCGCCGGCGCGTACATCTGCGGTGAAGAAACCGCGCTACTGGATTCGCTGGAAGGCAAACGCGGCATCGTCCGCGCCAAGCCGCCGATTCCCGCGCTGCAAGGCCTGTTCGGCCAGCCAACGCTGGTGCACAACGTACTGACCCTGGCCTCGGTCCCACTGATTCTGGCCAAGGGCGCACAGTTCTACCGCGACTACGGCATGGGCCGTTCCTTGGGCACCATGCCTTTCCAACTGGCCGGAAACATCCGCCACGGCGGCCTGGTGGAACGGGCCTTTGGCCTGACCCTGCGCGAACTGGTGGAAGACTACGGCGGCGGCACCGCCAGTGGTCGTCCCTTGAAGGCCGCACAAGTTGGCGGGCCGCTGGGCGCCTGGGTGCCGCCTTCGCAATTCGATACGCCACTGGATTACGAAGCCTTCGCCGCCATGGGCGCGATGCTCGGCCACGGCGGCGTAGTGGTGGCTGACGACAGCCTCGACATGGCCCACATGGCACGCTTTGCCATGCAGTTCTGCGCCGAAGAATCCTGCGGCAAATGCACGCCTTGCCGGATCGGCTCGACCCGTGGCGTGGAGGTAATCGACCGCCTGCTGGCCGCGCCCGACCAGAGCGCTCGCGACGAGCAGGTGATCATCCTCAAGGACCTGTGCGACACGCTGCAATACGGCTCGCTCTGCGCCTTGGGCGGCATGACCTCCTATCCGGTCGCCAGCGCCCTCAAACATTTCCCCGCCGACTTCGGTCTGCAAGCCTCGGAGGCCGAACAATGA
- a CDS encoding sn-glycerol-3-phosphate transporter, whose amino-acid sequence MIRAALTGITCFTVGLSVFAADGEEKDGYWYLQTSAYTKHWTHDPEHNNHQELVGVERVYGDGLLWGAATFKNSFYQRSYYAYLGKVWEHERYPLYVKLSGGLIEGYKGKYDDKIPLNHFGVAPVVIPSFGAHWGPVAAEFVVLGGAAGMINVGLRF is encoded by the coding sequence ATGATCAGGGCAGCACTCACCGGCATCACCTGCTTTACCGTCGGACTCTCTGTGTTCGCGGCGGACGGTGAGGAAAAGGACGGTTATTGGTATCTGCAAACCAGCGCCTATACCAAGCACTGGACCCACGACCCCGAACACAACAACCATCAGGAACTGGTCGGTGTCGAGCGCGTCTACGGCGACGGTTTGTTGTGGGGGGCGGCCACTTTCAAGAACTCGTTCTACCAGCGTTCGTATTACGCCTACCTGGGCAAGGTCTGGGAGCATGAGCGCTACCCGCTATACGTCAAGCTGAGCGGCGGGCTTATCGAGGGTTACAAAGGCAAGTACGACGACAAAATCCCCCTGAACCATTTTGGCGTCGCCCCCGTCGTCATTCCCTCGTTCGGTGCCCACTGGGGACCGGTGGCAGCGGAGTTCGTCGTGCTTGGAGGGGCTGCCGGGATGATCAATGTGGGGTTACGGTTCTAA
- a CDS encoding isochorismate lyase: MTEINQLQPEEFAGMEDIRREIDALDQAVIKLLGKRFRYVLAASKYKTSMTSVRGPERFKAMLATRREWAEAEGLSPDAIEKMYSDLVNHFIEEEMKHWVAHQSST; the protein is encoded by the coding sequence ATGACCGAAATCAATCAGTTGCAGCCCGAAGAGTTTGCAGGAATGGAGGATATTCGACGCGAAATCGATGCCCTTGATCAGGCGGTAATCAAACTGTTGGGCAAGCGTTTTCGATACGTACTGGCTGCCTCGAAGTACAAGACCTCAATGACTTCGGTGCGTGGTCCGGAGCGTTTCAAGGCCATGTTGGCGACACGACGCGAGTGGGCCGAGGCTGAAGGGTTGAGCCCGGACGCAATCGAGAAAATGTACAGTGACCTGGTGAACCACTTCATTGAAGAAGAAATGAAACACTGGGTGGCTCATCAATCCAGCACCTGA
- a CDS encoding PAAR domain-containing protein, whose translation MNEGHFIRVGDKTSCGGEVKDGHDGVIMYGLAHAREGDPVTCGVDGQTYRIQGGISYMESHGRLVAGTLDSYSGCPCKATLKASNFNGSYESSRSAAPYAAQTARQPSARAMSNPEPSPSSLATPRTNPTPTPFTTSAQEPGFYVVPRSTTREQLEANLFTLRDPAVMGKFKLLNPNLGDVKAGSMIVLGDPNHHQCTRQEALLMEVAAKTNQIIETLSSEEADFMVRHRDEIQTFLALGSNAIGVGASIFKNNLDNVGNALRDIEALHQKTLERDGHLRSPTFFAERQLLLAQLNSHMTALTRKGIGFPDHINLKKALSISSQSLVHLWTNASPAGKIPGYATHLEGVAKATKYVQYGGWLGTAIGGGASALKVQDVCAAGNTEACERIRFTETGSFAGGIGGGAVAGSILTASAVSSLCIGLGVPTAGIGMLACSILAVGGGSYAGSMLGEKGGEIIGEVVYENLK comes from the coding sequence ATGAATGAAGGGCATTTTATCCGTGTGGGCGACAAGACCTCGTGCGGTGGCGAGGTCAAGGATGGTCATGACGGCGTCATCATGTATGGCCTCGCCCATGCGCGCGAAGGTGATCCCGTCACCTGCGGCGTGGACGGCCAGACCTACAGGATCCAGGGCGGCATTTCCTACATGGAAAGTCATGGACGATTGGTCGCCGGCACGCTGGACAGTTACAGCGGTTGCCCTTGCAAGGCGACCCTGAAAGCATCGAATTTCAACGGATCGTATGAATCCAGCCGAAGCGCTGCACCCTATGCCGCACAGACCGCCAGACAGCCGTCTGCCCGGGCCATGAGCAACCCGGAACCATCGCCATCCTCACTCGCGACCCCGCGGACCAACCCGACGCCAACACCGTTCACCACCTCAGCCCAGGAGCCCGGTTTTTACGTCGTTCCCCGAAGTACTACCCGCGAACAACTCGAAGCGAATCTGTTCACCCTGCGCGACCCGGCGGTGATGGGCAAATTCAAGCTGCTCAATCCCAATCTGGGCGATGTCAAAGCTGGTTCGATGATCGTGCTCGGTGATCCCAATCATCACCAATGCACCCGGCAAGAAGCCCTGCTCATGGAAGTGGCGGCCAAGACCAACCAGATCATCGAAACGCTCAGCTCGGAGGAAGCGGATTTCATGGTTCGTCACCGCGATGAAATCCAGACTTTTCTGGCGTTGGGCTCGAACGCTATCGGCGTCGGTGCGAGCATTTTCAAAAACAATCTGGATAACGTAGGCAATGCCTTGAGGGACATCGAGGCATTGCATCAGAAGACGCTGGAACGAGATGGCCACCTTCGCTCACCGACGTTCTTTGCAGAACGCCAGCTCTTGCTCGCCCAACTGAACAGCCACATGACGGCACTGACCCGCAAGGGAATTGGCTTCCCCGACCATATCAACCTGAAAAAAGCGCTGAGCATCTCCAGTCAAAGCCTGGTCCATCTGTGGACCAACGCCAGTCCTGCGGGGAAGATTCCGGGGTATGCAACCCACCTTGAAGGTGTGGCGAAGGCTACCAAGTATGTCCAGTATGGCGGTTGGCTAGGTACGGCTATCGGCGGCGGGGCGTCTGCGTTGAAGGTTCAGGATGTATGTGCCGCCGGGAATACTGAAGCTTGCGAGCGAATCAGATTTACCGAGACGGGGAGTTTTGCTGGGGGGATCGGTGGTGGTGCCGTGGCGGGTTCAATACTGACTGCATCTGCAGTTAGCAGTCTTTGTATCGGGCTTGGCGTACCTACCGCTGGTATCGGAATGTTGGCGTGTAGCATCCTCGCGGTAGGCGGTGGCTCTTATGCGGGCAGCATGCTTGGCGAGAAGGGGGGTGAAATCATTGGGGAAGTTGTTTATGAGAATTTGAAATGA
- a CDS encoding PH domain-containing protein, producing MIDFNNKGFFKLKQNDEYAERVSALLIDGEHVIDSYKSMRDGVVFTNKRIISVNVQGITGSKKDFTSLPYKNIVAYSVETSGTFDLDSELEIYFSSLGKVKFEFTGKTSMVEISKLISQHLL from the coding sequence ATGATCGACTTCAACAACAAAGGCTTCTTCAAACTCAAGCAGAACGACGAATACGCCGAACGCGTTTCCGCTCTGCTGATCGACGGCGAACACGTCATCGACTCCTACAAATCCATGCGCGACGGCGTGGTGTTCACCAACAAACGCATCATCTCGGTGAACGTACAGGGCATCACCGGCAGCAAAAAAGACTTCACTTCGTTGCCGTACAAAAACATCGTGGCGTACTCGGTGGAAACGTCCGGGACGTTTGATCTGGATTCGGAGCTGGAGATTTACTTCTCGTCGTTGGGGAAGGTGAAGTTCGAATTCACCGGCAAGACGTCGATGGTGGAAATTTCGAAGCTGATTTCACAGCATCTGCTCTGA
- the queA gene encoding tRNA preQ1(34) S-adenosylmethionine ribosyltransferase-isomerase QueA, giving the protein MRVADFTFELPDSLIARHPLAERRGSRLLTLDGVSGALAHRQFTDLLEHLRPGDLMVFNNTRVIPARLFGQKASGGKLEILVERVLDSHRVLAHVRSSKSPKPGSKILIDGGGEAEMLARHDALFELGFAEEVLPLLDRVGHMPLPPYIDRPDEGADRERYQTVYAQRLGAVAAPTAGLHFDQVLMEAIAAKGVETAFVTLHVGAGTFQPVRVEKIEDHHMHSEWLEVGQDVVDAVAACRARGGRVVAVGTTSVRSLESAARDGVLKPFSGDTDIFIYPGRPFHVVDALVTNFHLPESTLLMLVSAFAGYPETMAAYKAAVDNEYRFFSYGDAMFITRNPAPRGPEETE; this is encoded by the coding sequence ATGCGCGTTGCTGACTTTACTTTCGAGCTCCCTGATTCGCTGATCGCCCGCCATCCACTGGCCGAGCGTCGCGGTAGTCGCCTGTTGACCCTGGATGGGGTCAGCGGCGCCCTGGCACACCGTCAATTCACTGATTTGCTTGAGCATTTGCGCCCGGGCGATTTGATGGTGTTCAACAATACCCGGGTGATTCCGGCGCGGCTGTTTGGCCAGAAGGCTTCCGGCGGCAAGCTGGAAATTCTGGTGGAGCGGGTGCTGGACAGTCATCGCGTGCTGGCCCATGTGCGTTCCAGCAAGTCGCCCAAGCCTGGGTCGAAGATCCTGATCGATGGCGGTGGCGAGGCCGAGATGCTGGCGCGTCACGATGCGCTGTTCGAATTGGGGTTCGCTGAAGAAGTCTTGCCGCTGCTCGACCGCGTCGGGCACATGCCATTGCCTCCTTATATAGACCGCCCGGATGAAGGCGCCGATCGTGAGCGCTACCAGACCGTCTACGCCCAGCGTTTGGGCGCGGTGGCGGCGCCGACGGCGGGGCTGCATTTCGATCAGGTGCTGATGGAGGCGATTGCCGCCAAGGGCGTCGAGACCGCGTTCGTGACCTTGCACGTTGGCGCTGGCACCTTCCAGCCGGTGCGCGTGGAGAAGATCGAAGACCACCACATGCACAGCGAATGGCTGGAAGTCGGCCAGGACGTGGTGGATGCGGTTGCCGCCTGTCGCGCGCGCGGCGGTCGGGTGGTGGCGGTGGGGACCACCAGCGTGCGTTCCCTGGAAAGCGCCGCCCGCGATGGCGTGCTCAAGCCGTTCAGTGGCGATACCGACATCTTTATCTACCCGGGCCGGCCTTTTCATGTGGTCGATGCCCTGGTGACCAACTTCCATTTGCCCGAATCCACGCTGTTGATGCTGGTTTCGGCGTTCGCCGGTTACCCGGAAACGATGGCCGCCTATAAAGCCGCGGTCGACAACGAATACCGCTTTTTCAGCTACGGTGATGCGATGTTTATCACCCGTAACCCCGCACCACGTGGCCCAGAGGAAACAGAATGA
- the secD gene encoding protein translocase subunit SecD: MLNKYPLWKYILILAVLAIGLIYSAPNLYPDDPAIQVSGASTALAVTQADLDRVSTALKDSGINVKATSLTAGGKGGLVRLVKAEDQLPAKDVVRKALGDDYVVALNLAQTTPQWLRNVAAHPMKLGLDLSGGVHFLLEVDMEKALDARLKVYEGDVKSLLRKEKVRYRSLPQLNGAIQLGFTDEATREQARALVRKNFNDFDIVPADLNGQPVLRLAMTPAKLAEIREYSIKQNLTTVRNRVNELGVAEPIVQRQGANRIVVELPGVQDTAEAKRILGKTANLEFRLAAEPGASKATSEEFEFREGKRPPALIERGLIITGDQVTDAKAGFGEHGTPEVNIRLDGHGGELMSRATRSNVGRSMAVIFIEQRPVTTYTKQVVDGVEKDVPVQSFKEEKKIISLATIQSPLGAQFRITGLNGQGESSELALLLRAGGLAAPMYFAEERTIGPSLGADNITKGIDASLWGMLFVSLFIIAIYRFFGIIATVALAVNMVMLLALMSLLGATLTLPGIAGIVLTMGMAVDANVLIFSRIREEIAAGMTVQRAINEGFSRAFTAILDANLTTLLVGGILFAMGTGPVKGFAVTMSLGVLTSMFTAIMVTRAMVNLIFGGRDFKKLWI, translated from the coding sequence ATGCTGAACAAATATCCTCTGTGGAAATACATTCTGATCCTGGCGGTGCTGGCGATCGGTCTGATTTATTCCGCTCCCAATCTCTATCCCGATGACCCGGCCATTCAGGTCAGTGGCGCAAGTACTGCGTTGGCGGTCACTCAGGCTGATCTGGATCGCGTGAGCACTGCGCTCAAGGACTCCGGGATCAACGTCAAGGCGACTTCGCTGACGGCCGGTGGCAAGGGCGGTCTGGTTCGCCTGGTCAAGGCTGAAGACCAGTTGCCTGCCAAGGACGTTGTGCGCAAGGCGTTGGGTGATGACTACGTCGTCGCGCTGAACCTGGCACAAACCACCCCGCAATGGCTGCGTAACGTCGCTGCGCACCCGATGAAGCTGGGTCTGGACTTGTCCGGTGGTGTGCACTTCCTGCTGGAAGTGGACATGGAAAAAGCCCTCGATGCACGCCTGAAAGTCTACGAAGGCGACGTCAAGAGCCTGCTGCGCAAAGAGAAAGTGCGCTATCGCAGCCTGCCGCAACTCAATGGTGCCATTCAGCTGGGCTTCACCGATGAAGCGACCCGCGAACAGGCCCGTGCACTGGTACGCAAGAACTTCAACGATTTCGACATTGTTCCGGCCGACCTGAACGGTCAACCGGTGCTGCGTCTGGCGATGACCCCGGCCAAGCTGGCGGAAATCCGTGAATACTCCATCAAGCAGAACTTGACCACGGTACGTAACCGCGTCAACGAGCTGGGTGTTGCCGAACCGATCGTCCAGCGTCAGGGCGCCAACCGCATCGTGGTTGAGCTGCCGGGCGTGCAGGACACCGCAGAAGCCAAGCGTATCCTCGGCAAGACGGCCAACCTGGAGTTCCGTCTGGCAGCTGAGCCTGGTGCTTCGAAAGCCACTTCCGAGGAATTCGAGTTCCGTGAAGGCAAGCGTCCTCCGGCACTCATCGAGCGTGGCCTGATCATCACCGGTGACCAGGTGACTGACGCCAAGGCTGGCTTCGGCGAGCACGGCACGCCGGAAGTGAACATTCGTCTGGACGGCCACGGCGGCGAGCTGATGAGCCGTGCAACCCGTTCGAACGTGGGTCGCAGCATGGCGGTGATCTTCATTGAACAGCGTCCGGTCACCACTTACACCAAGCAAGTGGTCGATGGCGTCGAAAAAGACGTTCCGGTGCAGTCGTTTAAAGAAGAGAAGAAGATCATCAGCCTGGCGACCATTCAGTCGCCACTGGGTGCCCAGTTCCGCATCACTGGCCTGAACGGCCAGGGCGAGTCCTCCGAACTGGCGCTGCTGCTGCGTGCCGGTGGTCTGGCCGCGCCGATGTACTTTGCTGAAGAACGCACCATCGGCCCGAGCCTGGGTGCGGACAACATCACCAAGGGTATCGATGCATCGCTGTGGGGCATGCTGTTCGTCTCGCTATTCATCATCGCCATCTACCGCTTCTTCGGCATCATCGCCACCGTCGCGCTGGCTGTGAACATGGTGATGCTGCTGGCCCTGATGTCGCTGCTGGGTGCAACGCTAACCCTGCCGGGTATCGCCGGTATCGTGTTGACCATGGGTATGGCGGTCGACGCCAACGTACTGATCTTCTCGCGGATTCGTGAAGAGATCGCCGCGGGCATGACCGTGCAGCGGGCCATCAACGAAGGCTTCAGCCGGGCATTCACCGCGATTCTCGACGCCAACCTGACCACCTTGCTGGTGGGCGGCATCCTGTTCGCCATGGGTACCGGTCCGGTCAAGGGCTTTGCCGTAACCATGTCCCTCGGGGTTCTGACTTCGATGTTCACGGCCATCATGGTCACCCGCGCGATGGTCAACCTGATCTTCGGCGGTCGTGACTTCAAGAAGTTGTGGATTTAA
- a CDS encoding glycine zipper 2TM domain-containing protein, with protein sequence MNKSMLVGAVLGAVGVTAGGALATYSLVKKSGPEYAQVLAVEPVKTQIKTPREVCKDVTVTRQAPVKDQHQIAGTVVGALAGGLLGNQIGGGTGKKIATVAGAVGGGYAGNKVQEGMQERDTYTTTQTRCNTVNDISDKVVGYDVRYSLDGKEGKVRMDRDPGNQIPVDKEGRLILSQNQQGQ encoded by the coding sequence GTGAACAAGTCGATGCTGGTTGGTGCTGTACTGGGTGCTGTCGGTGTGACTGCCGGGGGTGCTTTGGCCACCTACAGCCTGGTTAAGAAAAGCGGCCCTGAGTATGCGCAAGTGCTCGCCGTTGAGCCGGTCAAGACACAAATCAAGACTCCACGTGAAGTGTGCAAGGATGTAACCGTTACCCGGCAAGCGCCGGTGAAAGATCAACACCAGATCGCCGGTACGGTGGTGGGTGCACTGGCAGGTGGTCTGCTGGGTAACCAGATCGGCGGCGGCACCGGCAAGAAAATTGCCACGGTTGCAGGCGCAGTCGGTGGTGGTTATGCCGGTAACAAGGTTCAGGAGGGCATGCAGGAGCGTGACACCTACACGACGACTCAGACCCGTTGTAATACGGTGAATGACATCAGTGACAAGGTAGTGGGTTACGACGTGCGGTACTCGCTGGACGGTAAAGAGGGGAAGGTGCGAATGGATCGCGATCCGGGGAATCAGATTCCTGTGGATAAAGAGGGTCGGCTGATCCTGTCGCAGAATCAGCAGGGGCAGTGA
- the yajC gene encoding preprotein translocase subunit YajC produces MSFFISNAMADGAAPAAAAPMGGGFEWIFLVGFLVIFYLMIWRPQAKRAKEQKNLLSSLQKGDEVVTTGGIAGKITKVADDFVVLEVSDTVEMKFQKGAIAATLPKGTLKAI; encoded by the coding sequence ATGAGCTTTTTTATCTCTAATGCCATGGCAGACGGTGCTGCGCCGGCAGCTGCAGCCCCTATGGGTGGCGGTTTTGAGTGGATTTTCCTGGTCGGCTTCCTGGTCATTTTCTACCTGATGATCTGGCGCCCACAGGCCAAGCGCGCCAAAGAGCAGAAGAACCTGCTGAGCAGCCTGCAAAAGGGTGACGAAGTTGTGACCACCGGCGGTATTGCCGGCAAGATCACCAAAGTTGCCGATGATTTCGTGGTGCTGGAAGTGTCCGACACCGTCGAAATGAAGTTCCAGAAAGGCGCTATCGCCGCCACGCTGCCAAAAGGCACGCTCAAAGCGATCTAA
- the secF gene encoding protein translocase subunit SecF, protein MLRTINFMGVRNFAFGVTLFLTALALFSVFHKGMNWGLDFTGGTLIELTYERPADVTKVREQLVTAGYHEAIVQNFGATTDLLVRMPGEDPQLGHQVAEALQKVGGENPATVKRVEFVGPQVGEELRDQGGLGMLMALGGILIYLAFRFQWKFAVGAIVSLIHDVIVTVGILSFFQITFDLTVLAAVLAIIGYSLNDTIVVFDRVRENFRVLRKASLIENINISTTQTLLRTIATSVSTLLAIAALLFFGGDNLHGFSLALLVGVLAGTYSSIYIANVVLIWLNLSTEDLIPPANTEKEVDDRP, encoded by the coding sequence ATGTTACGTACAATCAACTTCATGGGCGTTCGCAACTTCGCGTTCGGCGTCACATTGTTCCTGACCGCACTGGCGCTGTTCAGTGTGTTCCACAAGGGCATGAACTGGGGCCTGGACTTCACCGGCGGTACGCTCATCGAGCTGACCTACGAGCGTCCGGCCGACGTCACCAAGGTGCGTGAGCAACTGGTGACTGCGGGTTATCACGAGGCCATCGTGCAGAACTTCGGTGCAACCACCGATTTGCTGGTGCGTATGCCGGGTGAGGATCCGCAACTGGGTCATCAAGTAGCTGAAGCGCTGCAGAAGGTCGGCGGCGAGAACCCGGCGACGGTCAAGCGCGTCGAGTTCGTTGGCCCGCAGGTCGGTGAAGAGCTGCGCGACCAGGGCGGCCTCGGCATGCTGATGGCGCTGGGCGGTATCCTGATCTACCTGGCGTTCCGCTTTCAGTGGAAATTCGCTGTCGGTGCGATCGTGTCCTTGATCCACGACGTGATCGTGACCGTCGGTATCCTGTCGTTCTTCCAGATCACCTTCGACCTGACGGTGCTGGCGGCGGTGCTGGCGATCATCGGTTACTCGCTCAACGACACCATCGTGGTATTCGACCGGGTTCGTGAGAACTTCCGCGTGCTGCGCAAGGCCAGCCTGATCGAGAACATCAACATCTCGACCACTCAGACCCTGCTGCGGACCATCGCGACCTCGGTGTCCACGTTGCTGGCCATTGCCGCGCTGCTGTTCTTTGGCGGCGACAACCTGCACGGCTTCTCCCTGGCGCTGCTGGTGGGTGTATTGGCGGGTACTTACTCGTCGATCTACATCGCCAACGTGGTGCTGATCTGGCTGAACCTGAGCACTGAAGACCTCATTCCTCCGGCGAATACCGAGAAGGAAGTCGACGACCGTCCTTGA
- the tgt gene encoding tRNA guanosine(34) transglycosylase Tgt translates to MSFELLATDGKARRGRLTFPRGTVETPAFMPVGTYGTVKGMLPRDIEAIGAEIILGNTFHLWLRPGMEVIKKHGDLHDFMQWKGPILTDSGGFQVFSLGAMRKIKEEGVTFASPVDGAKVFMGPEESMQVQRDLGSDIVMIFDECTPYPADEDVARVSMELSLRWAQRSKNAHADNTAALFGIVQGGMHQDLRMRSLEGLDKIGFDGLAIGGLSVGEPKHEMIKVLDYLPAQMPADKPRYLMGVGKPEDLVEGVRRGVDMFDCVMPTRNARNGHLFIDTGVIKIRNAFHRHDDSPLDPTCDCYTCQNFSRAYLHHLDKCGEMLGSMLNTIHNLRHYQVLMAGLREAIQQGTLAAFVDAFYAKRGLPVPPLD, encoded by the coding sequence ATGTCTTTTGAGCTTTTGGCCACCGATGGCAAGGCTCGTCGCGGTCGTTTGACCTTCCCCCGTGGCACCGTCGAGACCCCGGCTTTCATGCCGGTCGGTACCTATGGCACGGTCAAGGGCATGCTGCCGCGGGATATCGAGGCGATTGGCGCTGAAATCATTCTGGGCAACACCTTCCACCTGTGGCTGCGCCCGGGCATGGAAGTGATCAAGAAGCACGGCGACCTGCACGATTTCATGCAGTGGAAAGGCCCGATCCTGACCGACTCCGGCGGTTTCCAGGTGTTCAGCCTGGGCGCCATGCGCAAGATCAAGGAGGAGGGCGTGACCTTCGCTTCTCCGGTTGATGGCGCAAAAGTGTTCATGGGGCCGGAAGAGTCGATGCAGGTCCAGCGTGACCTGGGCTCCGACATCGTGATGATTTTCGACGAATGCACGCCGTACCCGGCCGACGAAGACGTCGCCCGCGTATCCATGGAGTTGTCGTTGCGTTGGGCCCAGCGCTCGAAGAACGCCCATGCCGACAACACGGCGGCGCTGTTCGGCATCGTTCAGGGTGGCATGCACCAGGACCTGCGCATGCGCTCCCTGGAAGGCCTGGACAAGATCGGCTTCGACGGCCTGGCCATTGGCGGTCTGTCGGTGGGCGAGCCCAAGCATGAAATGATCAAGGTGCTGGATTATCTGCCGGCCCAGATGCCGGCTGACAAACCTCGTTACCTTATGGGCGTTGGCAAACCGGAAGATCTGGTGGAGGGTGTGCGCCGCGGTGTGGACATGTTCGATTGCGTGATGCCAACCCGTAATGCCCGCAATGGGCATCTGTTCATTGATACAGGCGTGATCAAGATCCGTAACGCGTTCCATCGCCATGATGATTCGCCGCTGGATCCGACCTGCGATTGCTATACCTGCCAGAACTTCTCCCGCGCTTATCTGCATCACCTGGACAAGTGCGGCGAAATGCTGGGAAGCATGCTCAATACCATCCATAACTTGCGCCATTATCAAGTGCTTATGGCTGGTTTGCGCGAGGCTATTCAACAGGGTACATTGGCCGCCTTTGTCGATGCCTTCTACGCCAAGCGCGGGTTGCCTGTTCCGCCCTTGGACTGA
- a CDS encoding formate dehydrogenase subunit gamma has translation MPDVELHLPVINTLLERHKGTPGALLPILHDIQERIGYVPDAAVPEIAHALNLSQAEVRGVISFYHDFRTAPPARHILRLCRAESCQSRGAEQLAAQLRDRLQLDDHGSSADGSISLRPVYCLGACACSPALELDGRVHARLSAERLDALLDACREDA, from the coding sequence ATGCCTGATGTTGAGTTGCACCTGCCTGTGATCAACACGCTGCTGGAGCGCCATAAGGGTACTCCCGGTGCGCTGTTGCCCATTCTTCATGATATTCAGGAGCGCATCGGCTACGTCCCCGATGCCGCCGTCCCCGAGATTGCCCATGCGCTGAACCTCAGTCAGGCCGAGGTGCGCGGGGTGATCAGCTTCTACCACGACTTCCGTACCGCGCCGCCGGCCCGCCATATTCTGCGGTTGTGCCGCGCCGAGTCGTGCCAGAGCCGTGGGGCCGAGCAGTTGGCGGCGCAATTGCGCGATCGACTGCAATTGGATGACCACGGCAGCAGCGCCGATGGCAGCATCAGTTTGCGCCCTGTTTATTGCCTCGGTGCCTGTGCTTGTTCGCCGGCACTGGAGCTGGATGGTCGGGTGCATGCGCGGCTCAGTGCCGAGCGGCTGGATGCCTTGCTCGATGCTTGCAGGGAGGACGCGTGA